A region from the Brachyspira hampsonii genome encodes:
- the ispG gene encoding flavodoxin-dependent (E)-4-hydroxy-3-methylbut-2-enyl-diphosphate synthase, translated as MNIDNINDIRKKVKTIKIGNVLIGGNNPISIQSMTNTDTRNIKDTVEQIKSLEDAGVDIVRLAVLDMDAAKAIKEIKNQTKVPLIADIHFDYRLALESMKSGIDSLRLNPGNIKDKEKVKEVIKEAKERNLTIRVGVNGGSLDRSVYKEVTPENMVKSAAEHIKLMEDLDFTNIKVSLKSSDIKTTIEANTLFREKFNYPIHLGVTEAGTLRSSLIKSTSALSYLIMQGIGDTIRYSITGDPVEEVMAGRMLLKFLGIRNEPSIEIISCPTCGRCQVNVEEVASFIEKHVQNIKKNITIAIMGCVVNGPGEARHADFGVAGTGDGNFIFFEKENEPIKVAKDNIINFLTKKIEEF; from the coding sequence ATGAATATAGATAATATTAACGATATAAGAAAAAAAGTAAAAACTATAAAAATTGGAAATGTTTTAATAGGCGGAAACAATCCCATTAGTATACAGTCTATGACAAATACAGATACTAGAAATATAAAAGATACTGTTGAGCAGATAAAATCTCTTGAAGATGCGGGGGTTGATATAGTAAGGCTTGCCGTTTTGGATATGGATGCTGCAAAAGCTATCAAAGAAATAAAAAATCAAACCAAAGTACCTTTAATTGCTGATATACATTTTGATTATAGATTGGCATTAGAAAGTATGAAAAGCGGTATTGATTCTTTAAGACTTAATCCGGGTAATATAAAAGATAAAGAAAAAGTAAAAGAAGTTATAAAAGAAGCTAAAGAAAGAAACCTTACAATAAGGGTTGGAGTAAATGGCGGAAGTTTGGACAGAAGCGTATACAAAGAGGTAACTCCTGAAAACATGGTGAAAAGTGCCGCTGAACATATAAAACTTATGGAAGATTTAGATTTTACTAATATAAAAGTATCTTTAAAATCTTCAGATATAAAAACTACAATAGAAGCTAATACCCTATTTAGAGAAAAATTCAATTATCCTATACATTTAGGTGTAACAGAGGCGGGAACTTTAAGAAGCTCACTCATAAAAAGTACAAGTGCTTTATCATATTTAATAATGCAGGGTATTGGCGATACTATAAGATACTCCATAACAGGAGATCCTGTAGAAGAAGTAATGGCAGGAAGAATGCTCCTTAAATTTTTAGGCATAAGAAATGAACCTTCTATAGAAATAATATCATGTCCTACATGCGGAAGATGTCAGGTAAATGTTGAAGAGGTAGCCAGCTTTATAGAAAAACATGTTCAGAATATCAAAAAGAATATCACCATAGCTATTATGGGATGCGTTGTAAATGGTCCGGGAGAAGCAAGGCATGCTGATTTCGGAGTGGCTGGAACAGGAGACGGCAATTTTATATTTTTTGAAAAGGAAAATGAACCTATAAAAGTAGCTAAAGATAATATTATAAATTTCCTTACAAAAAAAATAGAAGAGTTCTAA
- the cdaA gene encoding diadenylate cyclase CdaA, with translation MLYVINNFISTSNWRYFFYGLDIILVAVLFYIIYMLMYNTRAYSIAIGFIILFFITLIAKVFGLSTLSWIFDQFFQVGLIAIVVIFQAEIKHALRILGGRAFLKKSFRYDEDQIQKILSATFNLSYKGYGALIVFQRNISLHSLVDRAVKLNADISIELIEAIFFKNNPIHDGAAIIMENRIAAASAYLPLTEIEPQIKNRRLGTRHRAALGISEQTDAVVVVVSEETQCVSIVHNGILEYNLNREELYKRLGELLEIKK, from the coding sequence ATGCTTTATGTAATAAATAATTTTATATCAACTTCAAATTGGCGATATTTCTTTTATGGTCTGGATATAATATTGGTTGCTGTATTATTTTATATTATATATATGCTTATGTATAATACAAGGGCTTACAGTATAGCAATAGGCTTTATAATACTATTCTTTATAACCTTAATAGCAAAAGTATTCGGACTTTCTACATTATCTTGGATATTTGATCAATTCTTTCAAGTAGGACTTATAGCCATTGTAGTGATATTCCAAGCAGAAATAAAACATGCTTTAAGAATATTAGGCGGAAGAGCATTTTTAAAAAAGTCATTCAGATATGATGAAGATCAAATACAAAAAATATTGAGTGCCACATTCAATTTATCATATAAAGGATATGGTGCTTTAATAGTCTTTCAAAGAAATATATCTCTTCATTCTTTAGTTGATAGAGCGGTAAAGCTTAATGCGGACATATCCATAGAGCTTATTGAAGCTATATTTTTCAAGAATAATCCTATTCATGACGGTGCTGCCATAATAATGGAAAATAGAATAGCAGCTGCAAGTGCTTATCTTCCGCTTACAGAAATAGAGCCTCAAATAAAAAATAGAAGACTAGGAACTAGACATAGAGCAGCACTAGGTATTTCAGAACAAACAGATGCAGTGGTGGTTGTAGTTTCAGAGGAAACTCAATGCGTATCTATTGTTCATAATGGTATATTAGAATATAATTTAAATAGAGAAGAATTATATAAAAGGCTTGGGGAACTTTTAGAGATAAAAAAATGA
- a CDS encoding PepSY-like domain-containing protein produces MTKKLFALLITLTIISTSSAFADWVVPASSLPQRARSFIQQIYPNVQIWKVERDDGKFEVKLSNGAKIDFLYNGDWHSIDGEYNAVPFSALPANIASTIRNTYPQAAVIDVEKEWGNYKVKLNNFMELFISANGQLRGQKFDD; encoded by the coding sequence ATGACTAAAAAATTATTTGCTTTATTAATAACTTTAACTATAATTTCTACTTCAAGTGCTTTTGCTGATTGGGTAGTACCTGCTTCTTCACTTCCTCAGAGAGCTAGAAGTTTCATACAGCAAATTTATCCAAATGTACAAATATGGAAAGTAGAAAGAGATGACGGAAAATTTGAGGTAAAATTATCTAACGGAGCCAAAATAGACTTCTTATATAATGGCGATTGGCATAGCATAGACGGTGAGTATAACGCTGTACCTTTCTCTGCTTTACCTGCTAATATAGCCAGCACTATAAGAAATACTTATCCTCAGGCTGCTGTTATAGATGTAGAAAAAGAATGGGGTAATTACAAAGTTAAATTAAATAACTTTATGGAATTATTTATCTCTGCTAACGGACAGTTAAGGGGACAAAAATTTGATGATTAA
- a CDS encoding ATP-dependent helicase, whose amino-acid sequence MALMLNEEQRQAVEHIDGPLLALAGAGSGKTRVITERIAYLIKHGVLPSQILAVTFTNKAAAEMRERITKLLKEKPKQLVVSTFHSFCVRVLKGDIEKLGYKNNFSIYSSSDSRTLIRNILREIKINTLNYDENLFAWYIDRYKNNLMKPYEVEPHDDLEKIAKRVYEVYQSYLKGYNAVDFNDLINLTIDLYIEFPEVLEKYQERFRYIMVDEYQDTNFAQYKLTTLLASKYRNIAVVGDDDQSIYAFRGADVSNILSFENEYPDAKIVTLTKNYRSTKAILEAAHSVISKNTQRKDKKVVAEGEEGIPPTIMPCEDEREEAQFVADSIINYSITKRLNYEDFAVLFRMNAQSRLFEEAFRLRGLPYTVVGAFQFYERKEIKDILAYLNLFVNPEDEVSLLRVINIPKRGIGAVAINNLNEASIKNGVSLYDTLLNYESMEEISPKAKAGIKDFLEVIEHYHNLFTVDKNDLERPKLYENINKFLDVIAYHNEILNSSDTKEQGAKKMENVESLMNGILEYEKSNKNATLKNYLDRILLMSIEEQNDEEDKKKGIMLMSIHAAKGLEFPYVYICGMEDGIMPHQKSLDENGLEEERRLCYVAMTRAKKHLTLTYCRSRTKMGRKVECTPSVFLEEMSENLPEEMAMNEEEFFSNLKASLKPENK is encoded by the coding sequence ATGGCATTAATGTTAAATGAAGAACAAAGACAAGCGGTAGAACATATTGACGGACCTTTGCTTGCATTGGCAGGAGCAGGATCCGGAAAGACTAGAGTTATTACAGAGAGAATTGCATATTTAATAAAGCATGGAGTTCTTCCTAGTCAGATACTCGCTGTTACTTTTACCAATAAAGCTGCAGCTGAAATGCGTGAGCGTATAACAAAACTTCTAAAAGAAAAGCCTAAGCAATTAGTAGTAAGCACTTTCCATTCTTTTTGCGTTAGGGTGCTTAAAGGCGATATTGAAAAGTTAGGATACAAAAATAATTTTAGCATTTATTCTTCATCTGACAGCCGTACTTTGATAAGAAATATTTTAAGAGAAATAAAAATTAATACTCTCAATTATGATGAAAATTTATTTGCTTGGTATATAGATAGATATAAAAATAATTTGATGAAGCCTTATGAAGTAGAGCCTCATGATGATTTGGAAAAAATTGCTAAGAGAGTTTATGAAGTTTATCAAAGCTATTTAAAAGGATATAATGCCGTTGATTTTAATGATCTTATTAATCTGACAATAGATTTATATATAGAGTTTCCGGAGGTTCTTGAAAAATATCAGGAAAGATTCAGATATATAATGGTAGATGAATATCAGGATACTAATTTTGCACAGTATAAACTTACAACTTTGCTTGCATCAAAATATAGAAATATTGCCGTTGTAGGAGATGATGATCAGAGTATATATGCATTCAGAGGTGCTGATGTATCAAATATATTATCATTTGAAAATGAGTATCCTGATGCAAAAATAGTAACGCTTACAAAAAATTACAGAAGTACAAAAGCAATACTTGAGGCAGCACATTCCGTAATAAGCAAAAATACACAAAGAAAAGATAAAAAGGTGGTGGCAGAAGGTGAGGAAGGAATACCTCCTACTATAATGCCATGCGAAGATGAGAGGGAGGAAGCTCAATTTGTTGCTGACTCTATAATAAATTATTCTATCACTAAAAGATTAAATTATGAAGATTTTGCTGTACTTTTTAGAATGAATGCTCAGTCAAGACTTTTTGAAGAGGCTTTCAGACTTAGAGGTTTGCCTTATACTGTTGTTGGTGCTTTTCAGTTTTATGAAAGAAAGGAGATTAAAGATATACTTGCTTATCTTAATTTATTTGTTAATCCTGAAGATGAGGTATCTTTGCTTAGGGTTATAAATATACCTAAAAGAGGAATAGGGGCGGTTGCAATAAATAATCTTAATGAAGCTAGTATAAAAAATGGAGTTTCACTCTATGATACATTACTCAATTATGAGAGTATGGAAGAAATTTCTCCTAAGGCTAAAGCAGGGATAAAAGATTTTCTTGAAGTTATAGAGCATTATCATAATTTATTTACTGTTGATAAAAATGATTTAGAGCGTCCTAAACTATATGAGAATATAAATAAGTTTTTAGATGTTATTGCTTATCATAATGAGATTTTAAATTCAAGCGATACAAAAGAGCAGGGTGCTAAGAAAATGGAGAATGTGGAATCTCTTATGAACGGCATACTTGAATATGAAAAGTCTAATAAAAACGCTACTTTAAAAAATTATTTAGATAGAATTTTACTTATGAGCATAGAAGAGCAAAATGATGAAGAGGATAAAAAGAAAGGCATTATGCTTATGAGTATACATGCTGCTAAAGGACTTGAGTTTCCTTATGTTTATATATGCGGAATGGAAGATGGTATTATGCCGCATCAGAAAAGTTTAGATGAAAATGGATTGGAAGAGGAGAGAAGACTTTGTTATGTTGCTATGACTAGGGCTAAAAAGCATTTAACTCTTACATACTGCAGAAGCAGAACCAAGATGGGAAGAAAGGTTGAATGCACGCCTTCTGTATTTTTGGAGGAAATGAGCGAGAATTTGCCTGAAGAAATGGCTATGAATGAAGAGGAATTTTTCTCTAACTTAAAGGCTTCTTTAAAACCTGAAAATAAATAA
- a CDS encoding tetratricopeptide repeat protein, with amino-acid sequence MEEEHNFIKNEENYEPEIEKSSSNVVMLTTLFLILLIAGICYWIYSSNTYTKFYSYKNNIQTNTQLSNKNDILNRNNIKKNLDYLLEIKYKEYIAPHVNSFNSIIDRSGLLNVDTRTIAIIFAGTVFTIIASMFLFSGNKSEALENADSDVSFFNKDNNDNNEGKKDESINKLDASGVINSIGLDNGQKIIDTNNDGDKLVLKNDYYKYNKNGDNLFWNVIKKNKNDENLDINELSLMALREVENGNDDNAINIYTKILSFDDNNTAVLKSRALLFNKKYEETSEDKYFDAALKDYNKIIDINSFNEYSSTDTLKDRAVLYTKKYHYTSNENYFNLALNDYNRIVSDNNDKDDLSTLLIYSDLYNEKYKNTHDKKYFQMSLDNYNKALTIDDNNTSIYINRGWLYLTDYKIYKDIESLDNAEKDIKHGLTLEKDNFYLLNNGGITSLYKYKLEKQVKDLKESEYSFLKSIKNNKSNSVLAESYYYLSLVYDEYAKLTTITAEKMKEYTEKSKYYFEESRKLGYSPEPISK; translated from the coding sequence ATGGAAGAAGAACATAATTTTATAAAAAATGAAGAAAATTATGAACCTGAAATAGAAAAATCTTCTTCAAATGTTGTTATGTTAACAACATTGTTCCTTATTTTATTGATTGCCGGAATATGCTATTGGATATATAGTTCAAACACATATACTAAATTCTATTCATATAAAAATAATATACAGACTAATACTCAATTAAGCAATAAAAATGATATTCTAAATAGAAATAATATAAAGAAAAATTTAGATTATTTACTAGAAATAAAATATAAAGAATATATTGCCCCCCATGTTAATAGTTTCAATTCAATTATAGATAGAAGCGGACTATTAAATGTAGATACTAGAACTATAGCTATTATATTTGCAGGCACCGTATTTACTATTATTGCCTCTATGTTTTTATTTAGTGGGAATAAGTCTGAAGCATTAGAAAATGCTGATTCAGATGTTAGTTTTTTTAATAAAGACAACAATGATAATAACGAAGGTAAAAAAGATGAAAGTATTAATAAATTGGATGCATCAGGTGTTATTAATTCAATAGGTTTAGATAATGGGCAAAAAATTATTGATACAAATAATGATGGGGATAAATTAGTTTTGAAAAATGATTATTATAAATACAATAAGAATGGAGATAATTTATTTTGGAATGTTATAAAGAAAAATAAGAATGATGAAAATTTAGATATAAATGAATTATCCCTTATGGCTTTAAGAGAGGTTGAAAATGGAAATGATGATAATGCCATAAACATATATACGAAAATATTGAGTTTTGATGATAATAATACGGCTGTATTGAAAAGCAGGGCATTGCTGTTTAATAAAAAATATGAAGAAACTTCTGAAGATAAATATTTTGATGCTGCTTTAAAAGATTATAATAAAATAATAGATATTAATAGTTTTAATGAATATAGCAGCACAGACACTTTGAAAGACAGAGCAGTTCTTTATACTAAAAAATATCATTATACATCTAATGAGAATTACTTTAATTTAGCTTTAAATGATTATAATAGGATAGTTAGTGATAATAATGATAAAGATGATTTAAGCACATTACTTATATATTCAGATCTTTATAATGAAAAATATAAAAATACTCATGATAAAAAATATTTTCAGATGTCTTTAGATAATTATAATAAGGCTCTTACTATAGATGATAATAATACTTCTATATATATAAACAGAGGATGGCTTTATTTGACAGATTATAAAATTTATAAAGATATAGAAAGTTTAGATAATGCTGAAAAAGATATAAAGCATGGACTTACTTTAGAAAAGGATAATTTTTATCTTTTGAATAATGGCGGTATAACATCACTTTATAAATACAAATTAGAAAAACAGGTAAAAGATTTAAAGGAATCTGAATATAGCTTTTTAAAATCTATTAAGAATAATAAATCAAATTCTGTTTTAGCTGAAAGTTATTATTATCTATCATTGGTTTATGATGAATATGCAAAACTTACAACTATTACAGCTGAAAAGATGAAGGAATATACTGAAAAAAGCAAGTATTATTTTGAAGAATCAAGGAAATTAGGCTATTCTCCTGAGCCAATATCTAAATAA
- a CDS encoding tetratricopeptide repeat protein yields the protein MNKKIKDIIINIKESYKNNLYLLSEKLLSDIVKEDLKYYKLYVLFAYLMQLENDEDKLKISIEYFSKAIKSNKYYLLAYCYRYKTCKKLLEMYKSKNNEYTKELERLMKLDIEYLKNVSNNFIIKKHIKNFIKNPLSYYDKEKLILKTSSQIKNYIKYFNREKVKYDYIDIMENYNSFINKNNDDYKVYNLRGFLKYNLKIYDEALEDFNKSISINSIQAESYYNRAKLYYALKNYEEALKDFRKAQKIFVRNQFDSPLDIIKCDHYIAWCNYNLERDEKIFLDIEVDDDINDFSEGYYNSGKLKFNKKNYEEALKIFSKVDKNNKNYTKVKYYKNVCENKINNNININLIINTLRLSDIYKYENDFHIAGNLCNEALEYIECLKEKNDFWYFYLKGIAVYELYDISFWDYKLKEEALYYLNKAKDNIEKESKYYQRIEEIIMGIIEYGI from the coding sequence ATGAATAAAAAAATAAAAGATATAATAATAAACATAAAAGAATCGTATAAAAATAATCTATATTTATTATCCGAAAAATTATTATCTGATATAGTAAAAGAAGATTTAAAATATTATAAATTATATGTTCTATTTGCCTATTTAATGCAGTTAGAAAACGATGAAGATAAATTAAAAATATCTATTGAATACTTTTCAAAAGCAATAAAATCAAATAAATATTATTTATTAGCATATTGCTATAGATATAAAACCTGTAAAAAATTATTAGAAATGTATAAATCAAAAAATAATGAATATACAAAAGAATTAGAACGATTAATGAAGCTGGATATAGAATATTTAAAAAATGTATCTAATAATTTTATAATAAAAAAACATATAAAAAATTTCATTAAAAATCCGCTATCCTATTATGATAAAGAGAAACTTATATTAAAAACTTCCTCTCAAATAAAAAACTATATAAAGTATTTTAATAGAGAAAAAGTGAAATATGATTATATAGACATAATGGAAAATTATAACTCTTTTATTAATAAAAATAATGATGATTATAAAGTCTATAATCTAAGAGGATTTTTGAAATATAATCTTAAGATATATGATGAAGCATTGGAAGATTTCAATAAATCAATCAGTATTAATTCAATACAGGCTGAAAGTTATTATAACAGAGCAAAACTTTATTATGCATTAAAAAATTATGAAGAAGCTTTAAAAGATTTCAGAAAGGCACAGAAAATATTTGTAAGAAATCAATTTGATTCGCCTTTAGATATAATAAAATGCGATCATTACATAGCTTGGTGCAATTATAATTTAGAGAGAGATGAAAAAATATTTTTGGATATTGAAGTGGATGATGATATTAATGATTTTTCTGAAGGCTACTACAATAGCGGCAAATTAAAATTTAATAAAAAAAATTATGAAGAAGCTTTAAAAATATTTTCTAAAGTGGATAAAAACAATAAAAATTATACCAAAGTAAAATATTATAAAAATGTATGCGAAAATAAAATTAATAACAATATCAATATTAATTTAATAATTAATACTTTAAGATTATCTGATATTTATAAATATGAAAATGATTTTCATATTGCAGGAAATTTATGCAATGAAGCTTTAGAATATATTGAATGTTTAAAAGAGAAAAATGATTTTTGGTATTTCTATCTTAAAGGAATTGCTGTATATGAATTATATGATATATCTTTTTGGGATTATAAATTAAAAGAAGAAGCATTGTATTATCTTAATAAAGCCAAAGATAATATTGAAAAAGAAAGCAAATATTACCAAAGAATAGAAGAAATAATAATGGGGATTATAGAATATGGTATTTGA
- a CDS encoding Gx transporter family protein, whose translation MLFLENIKSHTGKRRIYDIIFFAFLSSFIAAVENMFPRPIPYFRIGFSFVIVLMVVDVFTFRELLLLIFIKNVSVALAFAYILTPPFYLGLCGGITSIIVMKLMSYFKNIFSIFGVSLAGSLISNLSQAFLSKYLFKLPDIRFLIVPVFILSLITGSIVGIITMILCNDNYKKDFNN comes from the coding sequence ATGTTATTTTTAGAAAATATAAAATCTCATACAGGCAAAAGAAGAATATACGATATAATATTTTTTGCTTTTTTATCATCATTTATTGCCGCTGTTGAAAATATGTTTCCAAGACCTATACCATATTTCAGAATAGGATTTTCTTTTGTTATTGTGTTAATGGTTGTAGATGTATTTACTTTCAGAGAACTGCTGCTTCTTATATTTATAAAGAATGTTTCTGTTGCTTTGGCTTTTGCTTATATATTAACGCCTCCTTTTTATTTAGGATTATGCGGAGGTATAACATCAATTATAGTAATGAAACTAATGAGCTATTTTAAAAATATATTTTCTATATTCGGTGTGAGTTTAGCCGGTTCTTTAATAAGTAATTTATCTCAGGCTTTTTTATCAAAATATTTATTTAAATTGCCGGATATAAGATTTTTAATAGTACCTGTATTTATATTATCACTTATCACAGGAAGCATAGTCGGCATTATAACTATGATATTATGCAATGATAATTATAAAAAAGACTTCAATAATTAA
- a CDS encoding CdaR family protein, whose product MKSKKTSNLSKFNFKKILARITNRLGIKLLCLLMSFLLFLFVRYQKEYTKDYVTKIEIKNTPSRLLIENDVPENITITLKGFKDNIYELPTEFSAYIDLTNAVIGSNMYEVLLEGDIDYSKMNITVNPSQIPIVLDELSYKTVPIKVPIIGKTSYGLTIDDIKVNPSNTIISGPKTLVSSIDEINTYNVDITGKYLDYSTISRINLPINIKSDVSRVNVSIIFNRNLEKIEFNNIAIKIDNLDGKFKINNANPLIINKISLEANKVMLSNLSPDDIKLYIDLQELTNAGIYSNISVEANIPEHTRLLKIEPSFFDIEITERDTNESTNEYNLNNVSNE is encoded by the coding sequence ATGAAAAGTAAAAAAACATCGAATTTAAGTAAATTTAACTTTAAAAAAATATTAGCTCGTATAACTAATAGATTAGGTATTAAATTACTATGCCTTTTAATGTCATTTTTATTGTTCCTATTCGTGAGATATCAAAAAGAATATACTAAAGACTATGTTACAAAAATAGAAATAAAAAATACCCCTTCAAGATTATTAATAGAAAATGATGTACCTGAAAATATTACAATAACATTAAAAGGATTTAAAGATAATATTTATGAACTTCCTACAGAATTTAGTGCCTATATAGATCTTACAAATGCTGTTATAGGCAGCAATATGTATGAAGTCCTTTTAGAGGGTGATATAGATTACTCTAAAATGAATATTACAGTAAATCCTAGTCAAATACCTATAGTACTAGATGAACTATCATATAAAACAGTGCCTATAAAAGTACCTATAATAGGAAAAACTTCTTACGGACTTACAATTGATGATATAAAAGTAAATCCTTCCAACACTATAATATCAGGTCCCAAAACTTTAGTATCATCTATAGATGAAATTAACACTTATAATGTGGATATAACAGGTAAATATTTGGATTATTCTACAATATCGAGAATTAATTTACCTATAAACATAAAATCTGATGTTTCAAGAGTAAATGTTAGTATCATCTTTAATAGAAACCTTGAAAAAATAGAATTTAATAATATTGCAATTAAAATAGACAACCTAGACGGAAAATTTAAAATAAACAATGCTAATCCGCTTATAATAAATAAAATAAGTTTAGAAGCCAATAAAGTAATGCTGTCAAATTTATCACCTGATGACATTAAATTATATATAGATTTGCAAGAATTAACTAATGCAGGTATTTATTCAAATATATCAGTAGAAGCCAATATACCTGAACATACCAGACTCTTAAAAATAGAACCTTCATTTTTTGATATTGAAATAACAGAAAGAGATACTAATGAAAGTACAAATGAATATAATTTAAATAATGTATCTAATGAATAA
- a CDS encoding NusG domain II-containing protein — protein MKRLKYGDVLIFLFIIIFSFFYAKSLISNKSSKIIIDTYEKSFRYDLNTDREITVNGLLGESKIVISNRQIMFESSPCRDKLCIKAGALKNSPIICMPNGISIRFEKNMENNIEIDSIVQ, from the coding sequence ATGAAAAGATTAAAATACGGCGATGTATTAATATTTTTATTTATAATTATTTTCTCATTTTTTTATGCTAAGAGCTTAATTTCAAATAAAAGCAGTAAAATAATAATAGATACTTATGAAAAATCTTTCAGATATGATTTAAATACCGACAGAGAAATCACTGTTAATGGTTTATTAGGCGAATCAAAAATCGTTATAAGCAATAGACAAATCATGTTTGAAAGCTCTCCATGCAGGGATAAACTATGCATTAAAGCAGGTGCACTAAAAAATTCACCTATAATATGTATGCCAAATGGTATATCTATAAGATTTGAAAAAAATATGGAGAACAATATAGAAATAGATTCCATAGTTCAATAG
- a CDS encoding alpha/beta fold hydrolase yields the protein MDIFFEEYVNINGIEQYFIHYPKKSDTTLLFLHGGTGESEAYFLYEMHSKTQNYNLVYYDQRGTGKTQARNKSKDKDITIDKLLIDLKETINYIKLRYNSKYTILLGHSWGSVLGIEFIKKFPNLVSAYIGMGQLVNFKIGEKTGFDYCYDIVQKSNNQKYIKKIEKLKNYPFIINKNNVFEIFKNFREIQVKYKLAGYYEGNDKLNKIIKQSPIYSFKDIFNNNSLILNKNLIYYIIDYDTSKFTNFSIPIFFICGANDWQVPTVIVKEYYKTITAPDKDLFIAENAGHLLNIENTKDYNTIVEGICSRVNGH from the coding sequence ATGGATATATTTTTTGAAGAATATGTAAATATAAATGGTATAGAACAATATTTTATACATTACCCCAAAAAATCGGATACAACTTTATTGTTTTTGCATGGAGGTACTGGAGAAAGCGAAGCATATTTTCTATATGAAATGCATTCAAAAACTCAAAATTATAATTTAGTGTACTATGATCAAAGAGGTACAGGAAAAACTCAGGCAAGAAATAAATCAAAAGATAAAGATATAACTATAGATAAACTGCTTATAGATTTGAAAGAAACAATTAATTATATTAAATTAAGATATAATTCTAAATATACTATTTTGCTTGGGCATTCTTGGGGAAGTGTTTTAGGAATTGAATTCATAAAAAAATTTCCTAATTTAGTTTCTGCCTATATTGGTATGGGACAGCTTGTAAATTTTAAAATTGGAGAGAAAACCGGATTCGATTATTGTTATGATATTGTGCAAAAAAGCAATAATCAGAAATATATCAAAAAAATAGAAAAATTAAAAAATTATCCCTTTATTATTAATAAAAATAATGTATTTGAAATATTTAAAAATTTCAGAGAGATACAAGTAAAATATAAATTAGCCGGATATTATGAAGGCAATGATAAATTAAATAAAATAATTAAACAAAGTCCCATATACTCATTTAAAGATATATTTAATAATAATTCATTAATCTTAAATAAAAATCTTATATATTATATAATTGATTATGACACAAGTAAATTTACAAATTTCAGTATACCTATATTTTTTATATGCGGTGCTAATGATTGGCAGGTACCAACTGTTATTGTAAAAGAATACTATAAAACAATAACAGCCCCTGATAAAGATTTATTTATAGCAGAAAATGCAGGACATCTTCTCAATATAGAAAATACAAAAGATTATAACACTATAGTAGAAGGTATATGCAGCAGGGTAAACGGACATTAA